DNA sequence from the Solirubrobacterales bacterium genome:
GCCCCCGATCCAGCGGAGATCCTCCAGGCCCCCTCGCCCGATCAGGAAGGGGAACTGAGGCTCTCCGGGGAGCGTTTCCTCAGTCCGGGTGAAGTGCTCGCGACCGGGGTCGGACCCGCCACCCCGAACGGATTCCTCGGACGGGTCGTCTCCAGCCGGATTGAAAACGGCACGACCATCGTCCAGACCCGACCGGCGAGCCTGATGGAGGCAGCGCCCAACGCCTCATTCGACGTTTCCGGGAACGATCTCCAGCCGGCGGGAGGCCTGTCCCCGGATGAACTCCGGTTCGCCCGGGCAGTAACCGGCGGCCCGGCGATCACTCCGGCCGCGCTCAACCGGTTGATCCGTCCGGCCGAGGTCCCCAAACCGGTGGACACCGGCAAGAAGACCGGCACCTGCGGTCCCTCGGACGGCTTCAAGGCCGAGAACAGCCTCAAGGGGAGTATCGGCACCCGCTTCGCAATGAGCTGGAACAAGTTCCTCGGAATGCCGACCTCGGTCAAGTCGGCCCGGGCCGAGGCCACCTTCACCTTGACCCAGGAGCTCAAGATTTCCTCTGCGGTCGGGGTCACCTGTTCGGCCGAGATCTCGCTCCTGCCGGACAAGATCCGGTTCCAGCCGATCACCTTCGCGGTCGGACCGGTGCCGGTCGTACTGGTCCCAGAGGTGGACTTCAAACTGAAACTGTCCGGCGCGATCGAGGCCAAGGTCTCCTTCTCGGTCAGGAACGAGCTTGGACTGACCGGCGGGATCAAGTACGAGAACGGCCGGGCTTCGCCAATCAGCCGGGTCACCCGGAGCTTCGACGCCACCGCCGAAGCGAGCGCCGGGGCAGAAGCCTCGGCGACGGTCGGGCCGAAACTCGGAATGAAGCTTTACGGGGTGGTCGGGCCATCGGTCTCGCTGCTGGCCGGGGTGACCGGGTCGGCGGTCCCTTACCGCGACCCGTGGCTCCGGATCGACGGTCTGGTCGAGACCGCCGCTGCGATCGAGTTCCAGGTCTGGAAGATCGACTTCTCGAAGAGCGTCAGGGGTCCCTCGGTGACCTGGCCAATCCTGAGGATCGACGAAGACCCGAATCCTCCGGTTGATCCGGATCCGCCCGGAATGAGGGCGAAGCTCAGCTGGGCGGCCGACGCCGACGTGGACCTTCACATCTGGGATCAGGACGGCGACCACGTCTACTACAGCAACCAGGAAGGAATCTACGAATCCTTCCTTGATTACGACGTGATCCCCGGGGAAGGGGAGTACGGAGGGCACATCGAACGGTTCTACGAGACCGCCGATTTCGGTCGGCCGTATCTGTACGGGGTCTGCCTGTACTCGCTCGGCGAGTCTCCCCAGGCAGACGTCACGCTCGAGGTGTTCGACCCCGGCGGCGGCACCCGGACCTTCCCGGTCCGGCTGGACGGCGACAACTACGAGCAGATCCTCGCGGTCAGCCCGACCGGAGCCTCGGTCTACGACCCGACCTGGGACGGGTGGTGCGCCGGCCCCGGCGATCATGACGACAGCGGGGATGACGAGGACTGGTAACCCACCCCCGACCCCATCTGGTTCTGGAGCCGATTGTGGAGGATATATCGCCACAACCGGCTCCAGAACAAGGAGGGCGGGGTCTGATCCGGAACTGGAGCCGATTGTGGAGGCTATTTGGCCACAACCGGCTCCAGAACAGGTTGTTCCGGGAGGCTTCTGGGGTGGTTCTGCGTAGGATGGCGGCATGGGACTGAAGACGGACGCTGTCGGGAAGCGCTGGCCCGCCCACGAGTACGAGGTGGGGCGGGAGAAGATCCGTGAGTACGCCCTGGTGACCGGGTACGAGAACCCCGTCCATTTCGATCGGGACACGGCTCGGGAACAGGGCTTCCGTGATGTCGTGGCGCCACCGATGTTCGTCGTGGTTTACGCGGCCGGTGCGATGGGGCCGGTCCTGTTCGACCCCGAGGTCGATCTGAACTTCGCGGCGATGGTTCACGGCGGCCAGGAGTTCGAGTGGGAGGAGCCGGTCTGTTCGGGAGACACGATCTTCACCACGCCGTCGTGCAGGGAGATCTACGTCAAGGACGACAAGGGGTTCTACGTTTTCGAAAGCGAATCGGTGAACCAGGACGGCGAACCGGTCTGTCGCGGCACCTGGACCAACATCGTGCGCGGGGTCGAGGCATGAACGGCGAGCGGGCGATCCCCGAGCTGAGGGTCACCCCCGACCGATACCTCCCGGCCCGCTACGCCGGGGCCTCGGGAGACTTCAACCCGATCCACATCGACGGAGAGTTCGCGACCTCGGTCGGGCTTCCCGGGGCGATCCTCCACGGCCTCTACGTGATGAGCCTGGTCGCCCGGGCGGCAACCGATGAGGCCGGGGGCGACCCGCGTTCACTGCGCCGCCTGGCGGTCCAGTTTCGCGGGATGAGCTTTCCCGAACAGGAAATCGTGGTCAGCGGCCGCCTGGCCGCGGAAGGCCCGGACGACGGTTCGGAACTGATCGAGCTCGAGGCAGCCCAGGGAGAGACCAGGGTGATCCGCAACGCCTCTGCCACGATCAAACGGAGCTAGTTCTTTCCCGGCCGGGCCCGGCCGGTTAGATTTGACGCATGATCAGGAGGATTTCGCGGGAGGAGTTCTACCGGGACGGAGCCGAGATTCTGCGGGCAGTGGACCGGGGAACGGTGATCGAAATCATCGATGGCGAACGGGTGCTTGCCACTCTCAGTCCGCCGGCTTCCGAAAAGTCCGCTCCGTCCGGGCTGTGGCCGGCCAGGCGACGCGGTGGATTCGGCAATGACTCCGGCGTTCGCCCATCGCTGCCAACTGCGGTGATGCTGGACCAGCTGCGGGGCGAACGCTGATCGCCTATGTCGACACCTCGGCTGCCGCGAAGCTGCTCTTCGAAGAACGGGAGTCTTCCGCCCTGCGCCGGTATCTCAACCGGATTTCGAGATCCGGCGCAGATCCGGTATCGAGCTACCTGCTCGAGACCGAGCTTCGACAGATCGCCTTGAGGCAGATGCTTCCGCAGCAGGAAGTGACCAGGCTGCTCGAGTCCTTCGACCTGCTGGAGCCGGACCGGACGGTGTTCGGCGACGCGGGCCGCATGGCGGGGCACACGGCACGATCGATCGACGCGATCCATGTGATCGCCGCACTCAGGGTTTCGGCCGACGTCTTCCTCGCCTACGACAGCCGGCAGGCCGAGGCAGCCGAGCGGGCGGGGCTGATCGTGGAGTCGCCGGGCACCTGAACTCCGGCGGCTTCCTACAATGAAGTGATGCTCTCGGAGCGCCAGGACACAATTCTCAGGCTGACCGTCGAGGCCTACCTCGAGGACGGCCGGCCGGTCGGCTCGAAATCCATCGCCGAGGGATCGGACCTGCCCTGGAGCGCCTCCACGATCCGGGCCGAACTCTCGGCCCTCGAGGCGGGTGGCTATCTAGCCCAGCCACACACCTCGGCCGGGCGGATCCCGACCGACCTCGGCTACCGCCGCTACGTCGAGGCGATCACCTCCCGTCCGGTGCCGGTCCGGAGTCCGGGACGATCCGAACTGCCGGCGCCGGAGTTCCATCCGGCCCCCCGGCGCGAGGTTGAAGAGACGATGCGGGAAGCGACCGCCACCCTTGCCCACGTGACCGACCTGCTCGCCCTGGTGGTGGCTCCACCGCCCGGAACCGCAACGATCCACCGGGTTGAGGCCCTCCTGCTCCAGCCGGAAGTGGTGATGGTGATCGTGATCGCCTCCACCGGCGATGTCACCCGGCGCAGTTTCACCTTCGACCGTCCGGTTGATCCGGGGTTGGTCAAGTGGGCTTCCAGCTACCTGAACGAGACGCTCAGCGGAATCGCTCTCGGGGCCCGGCGGATCTCGACCCGGCTGGCCGGCGGCGGGCTGGGACCGACCGAGGCGGCTTTCGTTGAAGCCCTGGCGCCGGCCCTGATCGAGCTTGAGGGTGATGACGAGAGCACCCTGTACGTGGAAGGGGCGGCCCGGCTTCTGGACGAGCGCCGGACCGGTGACCTGCCACAGCTCAACCGGCTGATGGCGGCGATCGAGGAACGGGCGGAGATCCTCGCGATGATGCGCTCCGCGATCGATGAACGATCGGTGTTCGTCTGGATCGGAGCCGAGAACCCCCGGCCCGAACTGCGTAATGTGAGTGTGGTCGGCGCCAACTACGGGCTCGGCCATCGCAACCTCGGGTCGGTCGGAGTGGT
Encoded proteins:
- the hrcA gene encoding heat-inducible transcriptional repressor HrcA, with the translated sequence MLSERQDTILRLTVEAYLEDGRPVGSKSIAEGSDLPWSASTIRAELSALEAGGYLAQPHTSAGRIPTDLGYRRYVEAITSRPVPVRSPGRSELPAPEFHPAPRREVEETMREATATLAHVTDLLALVVAPPPGTATIHRVEALLLQPEVVMVIVIASTGDVTRRSFTFDRPVDPGLVKWASSYLNETLSGIALGARRISTRLAGGGLGPTEAAFVEALAPALIELEGDDESTLYVEGAARLLDERRTGDLPQLNRLMAAIEERAEILAMMRSAIDERSVFVWIGAENPRPELRNVSVVGANYGLGHRNLGSVGVVGPTRMDYESSIRAVTYAARELSRYFEHVYA
- a CDS encoding MaoC family dehydratase N-terminal domain-containing protein, which translates into the protein MGLKTDAVGKRWPAHEYEVGREKIREYALVTGYENPVHFDRDTAREQGFRDVVAPPMFVVVYAAGAMGPVLFDPEVDLNFAAMVHGGQEFEWEEPVCSGDTIFTTPSCREIYVKDDKGFYVFESESVNQDGEPVCRGTWTNIVRGVEA